The genomic stretch CCATGAATCCCTTCCGCATCGAAGGGCAGAAGGCGATCGGCATCGAGCTGCTGCACCAACTCGACTGGCACGTACCGGACTGGATGATCATACCCGTGGGTAACGCCGGCAACATCAGCGCGCTCGGCAAAGCCTTGCTCGAGCTTTCCGCCCTCGGTGTGATCGACAAGCTCCCGCGGCTGGTGGGTGCACAGTCCGCCGCCGCCGGCCCGCTCGTAAAGGCCCACACCGAAGGCTACCTGCGCCACGTCCGCGTCCAGGCGCAGCGCACGGTCGCCAGCGCCATCCGGATCGGCGATCCGGTTTCGTACGACAAGGCAGTCTCGGTGACGCGTGAGCTCGGCGGCTTGTTCGTGGCTGCGACCGACGCCGAGGCGCTCGAGGCCAAGGCGGCCGCCGACGCGTCCGGGGTTCACGTCTGCCCCAATTCCGGCGTCGCTCTGGCCGCAGCGAAGCAACTCGTATCCGATGGCACCATCAAGCGCAGCGACAGCGTCGCCATCATCGCCACAGCCCACGGAGCCAAGTTCTCTCAGGCCGCCATCGACTACCACACCGGTCAAGCCGGGCGGCGTCGCAACCCCCCGCGCGTGCTGCCCGCGCGCATAGACGCGGTACGCGCAGCCCTGTCCAGCTAGTCCCTCGCCTGACGAACGCGCAGATGGGGGCAGCGTCTGACACGCCGGTCAGGGAGTGAAGGCAACAAGCACACTTGGTGAGAGCCAGCCGATCTGGCGCTGGGCGTCTTCCTCGAGGTAGGTCGTGTCGATGCGCGCTCCGATGGTCAGCGACCGGGCGAGCTGGTAACGATAGCCTGCGCCGAACAGCACTGTAAGCTCGGCCTTCGGGGCGTGATGCTCCTCGGGTTCATGTGGCGCCGTTTCAAAGGTTAGACCGAGACCAAGCTGCATAAAGAAGCAGCCACGGCCGCTTGCGTTGCACCATCCTGTCGGGCTGTAGCGAGCAAAGCCGTAGCCGAGCAACATGGTCGTGTGTGTCGCTTGCAGGTGCCGTTCGAGTCTCTGAGCGGAGTATTGCAGCCCGCCGCCCACAAACACACGATGACCGAACAGGTTGGCCCCGTGCACACTGGCTTCCGCGGCAAAATGCGCCGAGATCCTGTGGTTGCCGCCGAACGTCATCGGACCCGGTACCCACAGGCCCGCATGAACCTCCAGGGAGGCGCGCTCGGAGCGGACGCCTCGGTCCGGGCTTGCACGCCAGCTGCCAGCCGCGGGTGCCGCGCCGACCGACACCGGGGCGTCTCCCTGTCCGCCGGGGTCCTTCGCTGCGTCCTGAGTCGGCGCCGTGTTCGCGACGGTCTGCGCATGCGCATTCGAGTGCGCAGCGGCTTCGACCATAGGCATTACGGTGAGCGCTAGCCCCAACAGCTCTACATGTCTCATCCTGGTCTCCTAACGACCTCGAGTTG from Pseudomonadota bacterium encodes the following:
- a CDS encoding pyridoxal-phosphate dependent enzyme, whose translation is MNPFRIEGQKAIGIELLHQLDWHVPDWMIIPVGNAGNISALGKALLELSALGVIDKLPRLVGAQSAAAGPLVKAHTEGYLRHVRVQAQRTVASAIRIGDPVSYDKAVSVTRELGGLFVAATDAEALEAKAAADASGVHVCPNSGVALAAAKQLVSDGTIKRSDSVAIIATAHGAKFSQAAIDYHTGQAGRRRNPPRVLPARIDAVRAALSS